Below is a window of Streptomyces genisteinicus DNA.
AGCGTGGTGCTCGCGGAGATCTCCCTCGACGGGGACCGGGCGGCGCGCGAACGGGCCGGGAACACGGCCGAAGCCCTCTGCGCGGAGGCGGACCCGGGCGACCGGGACCCGTACGACGGCGACGCGGACCCGTACGACGGCGACGCGAACCCGTACGACGGCGGCCGTGAGCAGGCTGCTCCGGCCGCGTACGACGCACCCGCCGTGGGTTCCCGCGGTGGTGCCCCCGTGCCGCCACGCGGCACCGCCCCGCAGCACGGCACCGCCCCGCCGCGCGCCGCCGACCCGCCGTCCCGCCAGGCCGCGACGCCGCCCGGAGCGGGCGCGGCGTACGGGGCCGGTGCACCCCCCGAGCGGCCTGCCGGCGGCGGCAGCGCCACGGGGGAGACCCGCGGCACGCCCGGCCCGGAACAGCACTCCCACCCGGCCCTCGGACCGGAGGAGGATCCGGACCTGGAGCTGGAGGTGGAGCTGGAGTTCGCGGACGCCCTCGGCGACCGGAACCCGGCGGAGCGCGACCGCGAGCTGGCCGAGGAACTCGACGACATGGAGATCGAGGAGATGGAACGCGACCTCGGTCTGGAGCTGG
It encodes the following:
- a CDS encoding ATP-binding protein, translating into MIAIERASEPARQRAGPTAALRGLAHCAMPASPEAARRLRRFARAVARRWRLAEDFDEALSIIVTELVTNVVMHSGSPWVSTVIAVRGDALTVEVMDGGCWKHRSDRRQEPLDADVPCGRGLRLVDAYAHRTVARRSGTGSVVLAEISLDGDRAARERAGNTAEALCAEADPGDRDPYDGDADPYDGDANPYDGGREQAAPAAYDAPAVGSRGGAPVPPRGTAPQHGTAPPRAADPPSRQAATPPGAGAAYGAGAPPERPAGGGSATGETRGTPGPEQHSHPALGPEEDPDLELEVELEFADALGDRNPAERDRELAEELDDMEIEEMERDLGLELELDLDLDPRS